A stretch of DNA from Pseudonocardia hierapolitana:
AGAGGAGCAAAGCGCCGCCGCGGGGCCCGCGTCCCGGCGAGGACGGTGCGCAGGGCGCGCTCGCGCACCTCGTCCGGCAGCGGTGGGGCGGGCGGGAGCTGCAGCTCGTTCATCGGACCTCCTCGGGCACGACGGTGCGCAGAGTTGCGCGGGCGCGGTGGACGCGGGAGCGCAGCGTCGCCTCAGGTACCCCGAGCACGTCTGCCGCCTCCGGGTACGGGACGTCGCCGATCAGGCACAACGCGACCGCCTCGCGCTGCGCGGACGGCAGTTGGGCGACCGCGGTGAGGACCCGGTGCACGCGGCGGCGGTCGTCGAGCGACGCGACGACGGCGTCGGAGTGGTCGACGACGTGCGGCGCGGGCCCGACCCGCCGCAGGAGCCGGTGCCGGCGGTGCGTGCGCCGCCACTCCGTGCGTGCCTCGTTGCCTGCGACCGCGAGCAGCCACGCACGCAGCGAGCCGCCGGCGAGCTGCACCTCCGCACGCCGCCGCCACATCGTCAGGAACGTCGCGGCGAGGATGTCCTCGGCCGCCGTGGGGGAGCCGGTCAACCGGTGGGCGTGGCGCCACA
This window harbors:
- a CDS encoding RNA polymerase sigma factor, which gives rise to MTTSEGAPAATAPPGEDVALWAAARAGDPDAFTELYHRHADPVWRHAHRLTGSPTAAEDILAATFLTMWRRRAEVQLAGGSLRAWLLAVAGNEARTEWRRTHRRHRLLRRVGPAPHVVDHSDAVVASLDDRRRVHRVLTAVAQLPSAQREAVALCLIGDVPYPEAADVLGVPEATLRSRVHRARATLRTVVPEEVR